The DNA segment TAAGCATTCCCTCAAGGTACATACACTCAAACGCTGAAGTCGTTGATGAGAGGGACGTAGATGCAAGCGTTAAGCTCATGGTAAAGATCCTTGAGCACATACACGAGCTTGAGATCTGAGTGAAAAGTTTTCAGAATTTCTTTGGCATCTTTATTTTTTGTGTTTTAACAATAATAAAAGAAAAAGAGCGCAGCCGGAGACTAACTTTTTTCTAACTCATTTATGGCTTTTTCTAAGAGTTTTATGGCTTTTGATAGGTTAACGTATGCTAGTCTAAATGGTCTCAACTGTTTGGGACTGAATTTCTGTAAGGGGTGTCCAATTTTCATGCCCTCTTCATAGTACTTGTCTGCAGTCTCAATGTAATTCATTGCTTGGCTTAATGTTTCATTATCAACTCCCATATCTACAGCAGTCGCATACAGCTGGTCAAATTTAGGCCTCTGAATCTTATACATAAGCCAGAACATGACAATTGGGTTCCTTCCTTTAGCTTTTTCTCTTCCTCCATTGAGTTCGGGCTTTACAACTTTGAATGTGATTGTTGCTTCACTGTATTCTCCGCCCAAGTTCACTGCTCTCACATATACAGTATACTCGCCTTCGGGCAGGTCATAGAACGTATATTCAGTATTACCGGTCTTTATCCACGGGCCATCATTGAGTTTAACCTCATAATGATCAATGCCTAACTCATCCTCAGCCGTCCATTTTACTGTAACATTTGCGGTAGTGTTGGTATAGAATTCTGCCCCATCCTCTGGGGAGAGTATTGTCAGTACGGGCTTGCTTACCCCACCAAGAGCGTAGACGCTGAAGTGATTAACAACCGCCCACACGTAGTTCTCCACAGTATTAACGCCAGCATCGTACACGAACGGCCCGTTGGGAATCGTTTTGTTCACGTAATCGGCAACTCTAATCCAGGCGCTTCCATTCCAGTAGTAGAGGCTCAGCGTGCTCTCGTCAATAGTGCCAAGTTCGGCCTCATCGTACTTTATCTTTAGAGTGTATTTCTCCACTACATCTTCAGCGGTCGTGTTCTCGTTTGCTGTGGTTACGTCAACTACCACATATTTTATCGGAGCTACGGCTTGTGTCTCGTTATCAGTCGTGTTGCTCACTACTGGAGCAACGGCAAGGCTACTAGCGTTCTCCTGTATGATTTCTTCTTCGTTTGTCGTTACTGTAGCGTTAATGATGATCTGCGTCTCATTCGAAACTGCAGTCTCGTTAACGTCAATACCAAGTTCTAAATCCTCTTCCTGGACAGTCACGTTGCTTGTAGTTTCATTCACTGTAACGGTTTCAACGATGGTCTTCTTTCCGTAGAATTCCATTGAAACTTCGTTAACATTGCCCCACTTGTCCACTGCCCTAACAGTTGCAGTGTAAGTGCCAGTGTCGAGAACTGTGTACTCGTAGGAGTAAACGCCCAATGATGGGTCAAAGGTTTCCGTGATTGTAGTTCCGTTAGGTTGGTCTATTATAAGGCTGACTTCTGTTACCTCGCTCTCATCAGCGACTGCCCAGGAGATTGTTGTTGTATTGCCCACCTCCACCGTAGTTGGGTTAATTTCGAAGTTAAGCACTGTTGGTGGGTTGTAATCTCCAAGGCCAATCATCTGCTTAATTTCATCTATTGTGAAGGGATAAGTTGGATCTCTAAAGGCTCTAAGCTCGATAACTATGGAGTCAGGATCATAATAGTCTAAATAAAATGGACCATTGCTTATTACCGCATGTCCCTTGCTGTTGATCCAGTCAATTATCTTGGTGTAGCCCTCGCTTGGGTCGCTTACATCATCGGCAATTGCGGATGGAACGGCATTCTTAGCCTTCAAGGCCTCAAGAACCTTCTTCAAGTCGGCAACGTGGTCCTTCACGAGAAGGTCGAGTTGTGCGACACCTTCTGCTTCTTCGCTGAAGGAGTATTTCTGTGATGCGCCGTATTCGTCTCCCTTGGCAACGAGTTCGCTTTCTGCATAGAGGAGTTGCCATGGTTGTGAAGCCCAGAAGACGTTCATGTTAGCTGTAACGTCATCAGCAACTGGGTGTGTTAGGTCAGTATAAACA comes from the Thermococcus alcaliphilus genome and includes:
- a CDS encoding Ig-like domain-containing protein, with amino-acid sequence VSTVNVKWPDDYTAWWYASWYGWLPSAVGWEVPEEELITVKELVDELGGPESAIASLQLKYYNTTEKLSELYNMTVEEITKILVFGSIEFNGKTYEMEEGNVDQYWDLQKISMALGVRDSQKVFLTEVQEFFATNKERVLNIAADVSSGLWTRWSLITAETPDKVLRVAEYSSQNTLFMDAFNPIGGISDVYSAVVWRVIYDSPMYTDLTTGTYIPVRCDYTVERGNITVPSDAVIYNSTIDQWVAAHAGEPVKARIIYNCKLSNWHDGHPMTMADVKYAAAFTWEWSTKDGDNDPYYDDKLASAAESLAKIKGIEWVDEDTYVVYTDLTHPVADDVTANMNVFWASQPWQLLYAESELVAKGDEYGASQKYSFSEEAEGVAQLDLLVKDHVADLKKVLEALKAKNAVPSAIADDVSDPSEGYTKIIDWINSKGHAVISNGPFYLDYYDPDSIVIELRAFRDPTYPFTIDEIKQMIGLGDYNPPTVLNFEINPTTVEVGNTTTISWAVADESEVTEVSLIIDQPNGTTITETFDPSLGVYSYEYTVLDTGTYTATVRAVDKWGNVNEVSMEFYGKKTIVETVTVNETTSNVTVQEEDLELGIDVNETAVSNETQIIINATVTTNEEEIIQENASSLAVAPVVSNTTDNETQAVAPIKYVVVDVTTANENTTAEDVVEKYTLKIKYDEAELGTIDESTLSLYYWNGSAWIRVADYVNKTIPNGPFVYDAGVNTVENYVWAVVNHFSVYALGGVSKPVLTILSPEDGAEFYTNTTANVTVKWTAEDELGIDHYEVKLNDGPWIKTGNTEYTFYDLPEGEYTVYVRAVNLGGEYSEATITFKVVKPELNGGREKAKGRNPIVMFWLMYKIQRPKFDQLYATAVDMGVDNETLSQAMNYIETADKYYEEGMKIGHPLQKFSPKQLRPFRLAYVNLSKAIKLLEKAINELEKS